The following are encoded in a window of Acidimicrobiales bacterium genomic DNA:
- a CDS encoding response regulator transcription factor: MTSDTSTLVERGQLALADGDWHTAIDAFTSVLELEPHPAASFGLGSAQWWQGEIREALRSWTAAYQGFRRAGAAAEAIMAAIQLSFIYSANLGNEVVASGWVRRAVRLASEVEIPVLDGWIALTESVFSTDHATALELGQRAHATGVANGDRDLEISALTAMGLAHVNAGNTTDGCALLDEAMAAAIAGEADTPDTVVFTSCLMMRACCACADFPRVVHWVRALDDFVERFGNPYLHTSCRTHYGEVLAATGDWGRAETELLAAMRLAADGLPKVQADAAACLADLRITQGRVDEARQIIRGFEGLPALAAVTARLQILDGDLTGAETTISRGLEQLGSEAAPSAQLRELLGICQLANGDTSAAIEFGRQIAKAGAETGCTIIRCRGQRLFGRALTRDGDVGDPGEAREALEAALAGFVELDLPLDVASTRMVLAELLDAGGDTQAITEGRAAHATFAELGAIADADRAASWLRERGTTVTRGDGGPSLSGLTRRETEVLGRLGEGLSNPEIAERLFVSRRTVEHHVASILSKLGLRNRAEAAGFAVRQGGDLAAK; the protein is encoded by the coding sequence GTGACCTCGGACACGTCCACGCTGGTGGAGCGGGGCCAGCTCGCCCTCGCCGACGGCGACTGGCACACCGCGATCGATGCCTTCACGTCGGTCCTCGAGCTCGAACCTCACCCCGCGGCCAGCTTCGGGCTGGGTTCGGCGCAGTGGTGGCAGGGCGAGATCCGCGAGGCGTTGCGGTCCTGGACCGCCGCCTACCAGGGGTTCCGGCGAGCGGGAGCAGCGGCTGAGGCGATCATGGCCGCCATCCAGCTCTCCTTCATCTACAGCGCCAACCTCGGTAACGAGGTCGTGGCGTCGGGATGGGTCCGACGTGCGGTCCGCCTCGCCTCCGAGGTCGAGATCCCGGTGCTCGACGGCTGGATCGCCCTGACCGAGTCGGTGTTCAGCACCGACCACGCCACCGCGCTCGAGCTCGGCCAGCGCGCCCACGCCACCGGCGTCGCCAACGGCGACCGCGACCTGGAGATCTCGGCGCTGACCGCCATGGGCCTGGCCCATGTGAACGCAGGCAACACCACCGACGGATGCGCGCTGCTCGACGAGGCGATGGCCGCCGCAATCGCCGGTGAGGCCGACACCCCCGACACCGTGGTGTTCACCAGCTGTCTCATGATGCGGGCCTGCTGCGCCTGTGCCGACTTCCCTCGGGTGGTCCACTGGGTTCGCGCCCTCGATGACTTCGTCGAGCGGTTCGGCAACCCCTACCTGCACACGAGCTGTCGCACCCACTACGGCGAAGTGCTCGCCGCCACCGGGGACTGGGGCCGAGCCGAGACCGAGCTGCTGGCCGCCATGCGCCTTGCCGCCGACGGGCTCCCGAAGGTCCAGGCCGACGCCGCCGCCTGCCTGGCCGACCTGCGCATCACCCAGGGACGGGTCGACGAGGCGCGCCAGATCATCCGAGGCTTCGAGGGTCTGCCCGCATTGGCCGCGGTGACGGCCCGACTCCAGATCCTCGACGGCGACCTCACCGGAGCGGAGACCACCATCTCCCGTGGACTCGAGCAGCTCGGCTCCGAGGCAGCGCCCAGCGCCCAGCTTCGAGAGCTGCTCGGGATCTGCCAGCTCGCCAACGGTGACACAAGCGCCGCGATCGAGTTCGGCCGCCAGATCGCCAAGGCCGGCGCCGAGACCGGCTGCACGATCATCCGGTGCCGTGGCCAGCGCCTGTTCGGACGCGCCCTCACTCGCGATGGCGATGTCGGTGACCCCGGCGAAGCCCGCGAAGCCCTCGAAGCCGCACTGGCCGGGTTCGTCGAGCTCGACCTACCTCTCGACGTCGCGAGCACCCGCATGGTGCTGGCCGAGCTGCTCGACGCCGGCGGAGACACCCAGGCCATCACCGAGGGGCGCGCCGCCCATGCCACCTTCGCCGAGCTCGGTGCGATAGCCGACGCCGATCGGGCCGCGAGCTGGCTCCGCGAGCGCGGCACGACCGTGACCCGGGGCGACGGGGGCCCGAGCCTCTCAGGCCTGACCCGACGCGAGACCGAGGTGCTGGGCCGCCTCGGCGAGGGTCTCTCCAACCCCGAGATCGCCGAGCGTCTCTTCGTGAGTCGACGGACCGTCGAGCACCACGTGGCTAGCATCCTCTCCAAGCTCGGGCTGCGGAACCGGGCCGAGGCGGCAGGGTTCGCGGTGCGCCAGGGGGGCGATCTCGCGGCGAAATAG
- a CDS encoding OsmC family protein produces the protein MADTDTRSLNGIDMERLGALFEQAHASEGPMTFELGTRHRWLGGQASEGYATSLDALGETIDRSHHTFHNDLPAVLAGDDAGPGPTELLLGAVGACVTTALVQQATAQGIRLDRLEIDTRATLDARGVFGVEGTAVGPQGITLRFSIDADAEPEQLEALANAAIASSPTAAAIAQRTPVRAEVRRS, from the coding sequence GTGGCTGACACCGACACCAGATCGCTCAACGGCATCGACATGGAACGGTTGGGGGCGCTGTTCGAACAGGCCCACGCCAGCGAGGGACCGATGACCTTCGAGCTGGGAACCCGGCACCGCTGGTTGGGTGGCCAAGCGTCGGAAGGCTACGCCACGAGCCTGGACGCTCTGGGTGAGACGATCGATCGGTCCCACCACACCTTCCACAACGATCTGCCCGCCGTGCTCGCGGGCGACGACGCCGGACCCGGTCCGACCGAGCTCCTGCTCGGCGCGGTGGGCGCCTGTGTCACCACGGCGCTGGTCCAGCAGGCCACCGCCCAAGGGATCAGGCTCGACCGGTTGGAGATCGACACCAGGGCCACGCTCGACGCCAGAGGCGTGTTCGGCGTCGAAGGGACCGCCGTTGGCCCGCAGGGCATCACCCTGCGCTTCAGCATCGACGCCGACGCCGAACCCGAGCAGCTCGAAGCCTTGGCCAACGCGGCGATCGCGAGCTCGCCGACCGCCGCCGCGATCGCCCAGCGGACCCCGGTGCGTGCGGAGGTGAGGCGGTCGTGA
- a CDS encoding class I SAM-dependent methyltransferase, producing the protein MASIGHRTGLFDTMAQLPPSTSDGIAQAAGLDERYVREWLGAMTTGGIVEHDPDAGTFRLPPEHHPFVTRGGGATNMAKTMQMLPMLATISNEIVDRFHHGGGVHYEAYTEFHRFMAEESAAVFDAALIDQILPLVPGLPNRLRDGIDVADIGCGSGHAVNLMARTFPGSRFVGYDFSEEGIAAASSEATHLGLDNATFELVDVAKLDAAGGFDVVTAFDAIHDQAHPATVLANIHRALRPGGTFLMVDINANSDVADNLEHPVAPFLYTVSTMHCMTVSLALDGDGLGTVWGEQLARQMLADAGFVDVEVEVLDEDPLNSYYIARKP; encoded by the coding sequence ATGGCCAGCATCGGACATCGGACCGGCCTGTTCGACACCATGGCGCAGTTGCCGCCGTCCACCAGCGACGGGATCGCCCAAGCAGCGGGACTGGACGAGCGCTACGTGCGGGAGTGGCTGGGAGCGATGACCACCGGCGGGATCGTGGAGCACGACCCCGATGCCGGCACCTTCCGCCTGCCACCCGAACACCACCCGTTCGTAACCCGCGGCGGCGGTGCCACCAACATGGCCAAGACGATGCAGATGTTGCCCATGCTCGCCACGATCTCCAACGAGATCGTGGACCGGTTCCACCACGGCGGCGGTGTCCACTACGAGGCCTACACCGAGTTCCACCGGTTCATGGCCGAGGAGAGCGCCGCCGTGTTCGACGCGGCGCTCATCGATCAGATCCTGCCCCTTGTCCCTGGCTTGCCGAACCGGCTGCGCGACGGCATCGACGTGGCCGACATCGGCTGTGGCAGCGGTCACGCCGTCAACCTCATGGCACGAACGTTTCCCGGGAGCCGCTTCGTCGGCTACGACTTCTCCGAGGAGGGAATCGCCGCTGCCAGCAGCGAGGCGACCCACCTCGGTCTCGACAACGCCACCTTCGAGCTGGTCGACGTGGCCAAGCTCGACGCTGCCGGTGGCTTCGACGTGGTGACCGCCTTCGACGCCATCCACGATCAGGCCCATCCGGCCACCGTGCTGGCGAACATCCACCGGGCGCTGCGGCCGGGCGGCACGTTCCTCATGGTCGACATCAACGCGAACAGCGACGTGGCCGACAACCTCGAGCACCCGGTCGCGCCGTTCCTCTACACGGTGTCGACCATGCACTGCATGACCGTGTCGCTCGCGCTCGACGGCGACGGGCTCGGCACGGTGTGGGGCGAGCAGCTCGCCCGACAGATGCTCGCCGACGCCGGGTTCGTCGACGTCGAGGTCGAGGTCCTCGACGAGGACCCGCTGAACAGCTACTACATCGCCCGCAAGCCCTGA
- the dapB gene encoding 4-hydroxy-tetrahydrodipicolinate reductase, protein MPNPIRVGVFGAAGRMGTTVCQAVIDDPDLQLVAAVDPHHAGLDLSTVGGVDGHDLQIASGPDELVRKQVEVAVDFTRIDAARENVAFLADNGIHAVVGTSGFTEADHDELAAAFSSSNCVIAPNFAVGAVLMARFAELAAPFFETAEVIELHHDHKIDAPSGTAMHTVERMAAASDQWAPDPTTHNTLEGARGGRGPGGIPVHSVRLRGIVAHQEVLLGTTGQTLTIRHDSYDRSSFMPGVVLAVKRIGDLPGLTVGLDAVLGV, encoded by the coding sequence ATGCCGAACCCGATCAGAGTGGGGGTCTTCGGGGCCGCAGGCCGGATGGGCACGACCGTCTGCCAGGCCGTGATCGACGACCCCGACCTCCAGCTCGTCGCCGCCGTCGATCCCCACCACGCCGGTCTCGACCTGAGTACCGTGGGCGGGGTCGACGGCCACGACCTCCAGATCGCCAGCGGGCCCGACGAGCTGGTCCGCAAGCAGGTCGAGGTGGCCGTCGACTTCACCCGCATCGACGCGGCACGCGAGAACGTGGCGTTCCTGGCCGACAACGGCATCCATGCCGTGGTCGGCACCTCGGGGTTCACCGAGGCGGACCATGACGAGCTGGCGGCCGCGTTCTCTTCCAGCAACTGCGTCATCGCCCCCAACTTCGCCGTCGGGGCCGTGCTCATGGCCCGCTTCGCCGAGCTGGCGGCCCCGTTCTTCGAGACCGCTGAGGTCATCGAGCTCCATCACGACCACAAGATCGACGCCCCCTCGGGCACCGCCATGCACACCGTCGAGCGCATGGCCGCCGCGTCCGACCAGTGGGCGCCCGACCCCACCACCCACAACACCCTCGAGGGCGCCAGAGGCGGGAGGGGTCCGGGCGGGATCCCGGTGCACTCGGTGCGCCTGCGGGGCATCGTCGCCCACCAGGAGGTGCTCCTCGGCACCACCGGCCAGACCCTCACCATCCGCCACGACTCCTACGACCGCTCGTCGTTCATGCCTGGGGTGGTGCTGGCAGTGAAGCGCATCGGCGATCTCCCCGGCCTCACCGTCGGCCTCGACGCCGTCCTCGGCGTCTGA
- a CDS encoding nitroreductase family protein, giving the protein MPEPFTDADAVLDAIATTRAIRRYRSDPIPDEDLSRILFVATRAPSGSNRQNFRFLVLRDGPNALQAKAVLGEAFRAGWAAKRRADGYEQGSGTDGDSPKARTARAMQQYVDRFEQVPVVVLACMVGRRGRLTDGGSVYPACQNLLVAARALGYGGVMTMWHHGVEDELRSLLGIPDDVFVMATITLGVPEGGHGPVRRRPVGELVFDDAWESPAPWATEPPDTRHTSAGPPPSR; this is encoded by the coding sequence GTGCCTGAGCCGTTCACCGACGCCGACGCGGTGCTCGACGCCATCGCGACCACCAGGGCCATCCGTCGCTACCGGTCCGATCCGATCCCCGACGAGGATCTCTCCCGAATCCTGTTCGTTGCCACCCGAGCGCCATCGGGCTCCAACCGCCAGAACTTCCGCTTCCTGGTGCTGCGCGACGGCCCCAACGCGCTGCAGGCGAAGGCGGTGCTGGGTGAGGCGTTCCGTGCCGGTTGGGCGGCGAAGCGGCGGGCCGATGGCTACGAGCAGGGGAGCGGCACCGACGGCGACTCGCCCAAGGCCCGAACCGCACGGGCGATGCAGCAGTACGTCGACCGGTTCGAACAGGTGCCGGTGGTGGTGCTGGCCTGCATGGTCGGACGCCGAGGACGTCTCACCGACGGCGGGTCGGTCTATCCGGCATGCCAGAACCTGTTGGTGGCCGCACGCGCCCTCGGCTACGGCGGAGTCATGACCATGTGGCACCACGGCGTGGAGGACGAGCTGCGCAGCCTGCTCGGCATTCCTGACGACGTGTTCGTGATGGCGACCATCACCCTCGGCGTTCCCGAGGGTGGTCACGGACCCGTGCGGCGCCGCCCCGTCGGCGAGCTCGTCTTCGACGACGCCTGGGAGTCGCCGGCGCCGTGGGCCACCGAGCCCCCCGACACCCGCCACACCAGCGCCGGCCCACCACCGTCGAGGTGA
- a CDS encoding pitrilysin family protein has translation MGEGIERTVLSSGIRVVTEAMPEARSVTTGFWVAVGSRDEPAELSGASHFLEHLLFKGTEHRSARQIAEAVDAVGGEMNAFTAKEHTAYYTRLPADALDAGLELLSDVVTAPAFRPNEVEAERQVILEELAMDEDDPDDLVHTLLFQAMYPGHSLGWETVGTRDTIEAMGRDDIAGFFAHHYHPVNLVVAAAGQLDHDRVVAGVQACFDGRTGGQRPPRHAPTEPPRSLAVQRRDTEQAHVALGWRAVSFDDPDRYALAVLNQVLGGGMASRLFQEVREERGLAYSVGSGTSLFADSGALIVYVGTALGRSTEALTVIDGVVSDLVADGITTRELEVAKGFISGSMVLGLEDSGSRMGRLGSSETVRGFVTSVDDHLARVAAVTLDDVQRVASRVLGGPRTLAAVGPFDEDRFATVA, from the coding sequence GTGGGCGAGGGGATCGAACGAACCGTTCTGTCCTCGGGCATCCGCGTCGTCACCGAGGCGATGCCCGAGGCGCGTTCGGTCACCACCGGGTTCTGGGTGGCGGTGGGCAGCCGCGACGAGCCCGCCGAGCTGTCGGGAGCGTCGCACTTCCTCGAGCATCTGCTGTTCAAGGGAACCGAGCACCGTAGCGCTCGCCAGATCGCCGAGGCCGTCGACGCGGTCGGCGGCGAGATGAACGCCTTCACCGCCAAGGAGCACACCGCGTACTACACGCGGCTGCCGGCCGACGCGCTCGATGCCGGCCTCGAGCTGCTCTCCGACGTGGTCACCGCCCCCGCCTTTCGTCCCAACGAGGTCGAGGCCGAGCGGCAGGTGATCCTCGAGGAGCTGGCGATGGACGAGGACGACCCCGACGACCTCGTGCACACCTTGCTGTTCCAGGCCATGTACCCCGGTCACTCGCTGGGGTGGGAGACCGTGGGCACCCGCGACACGATCGAGGCCATGGGCCGCGACGACATCGCCGGCTTCTTCGCCCACCACTACCACCCGGTCAATCTGGTGGTCGCTGCGGCGGGCCAGCTCGATCACGATCGCGTCGTCGCCGGAGTCCAGGCCTGCTTCGATGGTCGCACCGGCGGGCAGCGCCCACCGCGACACGCTCCCACCGAGCCGCCGCGGTCGCTGGCGGTGCAGCGCCGCGACACCGAACAGGCGCACGTGGCGCTCGGCTGGCGCGCCGTGTCCTTCGACGACCCCGACCGCTACGCCCTTGCGGTGCTCAACCAGGTCCTGGGCGGTGGCATGGCGTCGCGGCTGTTCCAGGAGGTGCGCGAGGAGCGTGGGCTCGCCTACTCGGTCGGTTCGGGCACCTCGCTGTTCGCCGACAGCGGTGCGTTGATCGTCTACGTGGGAACCGCGCTCGGACGCTCCACCGAGGCGCTCACCGTCATCGACGGCGTGGTGTCGGACCTGGTGGCCGACGGCATCACCACCCGCGAGCTCGAGGTCGCCAAGGGCTTCATCTCGGGCTCGATGGTGCTCGGCCTCGAGGACTCGGGGAGCCGCATGGGCAGGCTCGGGTCCAGCGAGACGGTGCGAGGGTTCGTCACCTCGGTCGACGACCACCTCGCCCGGGTGGCGGCGGTCACCCTCGACGACGTGCAGCGGGTCGCCTCCCGGGTGCTGGGCGGTCCCCGCACCCTCGCCGCGGTGGGGCCCTTCGACGAGGACCGCTTCGCCACGGTGGCCTGA
- a CDS encoding polyribonucleotide nucleotidyltransferase: protein MAEPIIVSAPISGSDKTLSFETGLLAPQSMGAVVATLDGTKILMTANAATSAREGMDFFPLTIDIEEKRYAAGIIPGSVFRKEARPSDEAVLTCRLIDRPLRPSFAEGFRHETQVIGTVLGVDMKNPHDVLAINGASASLMISGIPFEGPIGAVRVAYTTDGTWVPHPTYQEGDASTFELVVAGRETADGSDIAVMMVEAGATEDTWKYYQDGAPKVTEEVIAEGLEASKVWIREAIALQRELVAKAGVREPLPFKAEADYGDDIYARVTELGKAKMAEANAIADKTERNATNDAIRDEIKAALAEEFEGREREVSGAIKALTKKVIRDRVVDEGIRIDGRGPADIRDISCQVGLLPTAHGSGLFQRGETQVLNILTLGMPRMAMDITYKDSLNPTEKKRYMHHYTMPPFSNGETGRVGGTKRREVGHGLLAERAVLPVVPDEEEFPYALRLVSEVLSSNGSTSMASVCSSSMSLMDGGVPIKAAVAGIAMGLIYENGKYTTLTDILGAEDAFGDMDFKVAGTSEFVTALQLDTKIEGLPLEVLAEALSQAKEARLHILDKMAEVIAEPRPEVGPTAPKIRGFEIPMDKIGEVIGPKGKVINAIQQETGADINVDDDGMIGTVSISSSDLDAVEEAERQIKLILNPPVAEVGATYTGRVVNITKFGAFVNILPGRDGLLHISKMGKGKRIDKVEDVFDLGDSVEVTVDDVDPQGKVSLSLAGDAPAQKEGSSDSRSDSRSDSRSDDAGSGDADRVAVSFEDEFEDELKSELGDLGPASAAPAGGDRDDRGGRGGGRGGRGGGRRGGRR from the coding sequence ATGGCTGAACCCATCATCGTTTCCGCCCCGATCTCCGGATCCGACAAGACCCTGTCCTTCGAGACCGGTCTTCTCGCTCCCCAGAGCATGGGCGCGGTCGTCGCCACCCTCGACGGCACCAAGATCCTCATGACCGCCAACGCGGCCACCTCGGCCCGCGAGGGCATGGACTTCTTTCCCCTCACGATCGACATCGAGGAGAAGCGCTACGCGGCCGGCATCATCCCCGGTTCGGTGTTCCGCAAGGAGGCACGTCCCTCCGACGAGGCCGTCCTCACCTGTCGCCTCATCGACCGACCGCTGCGCCCGTCCTTCGCCGAGGGCTTCCGCCACGAGACCCAGGTCATCGGCACCGTGCTCGGCGTCGACATGAAGAACCCCCACGACGTGCTGGCCATCAACGGTGCCAGCGCCTCGCTGATGATCTCGGGCATCCCGTTCGAGGGCCCCATCGGTGCGGTTCGGGTTGCCTACACCACCGACGGCACCTGGGTTCCCCACCCCACCTACCAGGAGGGCGACGCGTCAACCTTCGAGCTGGTCGTCGCCGGCCGCGAGACCGCCGACGGTTCCGACATCGCGGTGATGATGGTCGAGGCCGGCGCCACCGAGGACACCTGGAAGTACTACCAGGACGGTGCCCCCAAGGTCACCGAAGAGGTCATCGCCGAAGGGCTCGAGGCCTCCAAGGTATGGATCCGCGAGGCCATCGCCCTGCAGCGTGAGCTCGTCGCCAAGGCCGGTGTGCGCGAGCCGCTGCCGTTCAAGGCCGAGGCCGACTACGGCGACGACATCTACGCCCGGGTCACCGAGTTGGGCAAGGCGAAGATGGCCGAGGCCAACGCCATCGCCGACAAGACCGAGCGCAACGCCACCAACGACGCCATCCGCGACGAGATCAAGGCTGCGCTGGCCGAGGAGTTCGAGGGCCGCGAGCGTGAGGTGTCGGGTGCCATCAAGGCGCTCACCAAGAAGGTCATCCGCGACCGTGTCGTCGACGAGGGCATCCGCATCGACGGCCGTGGCCCCGCCGACATCCGCGACATCTCGTGCCAGGTCGGGCTCCTGCCCACCGCCCACGGTTCGGGGCTGTTCCAGCGGGGCGAGACCCAGGTGCTCAACATCCTCACCCTGGGCATGCCCCGCATGGCCATGGACATCACCTACAAGGACAGCCTCAACCCCACCGAGAAGAAGCGGTACATGCATCACTACACGATGCCGCCCTTCTCCAACGGCGAGACCGGCCGGGTCGGTGGCACCAAGCGCCGCGAGGTCGGCCACGGTCTCCTCGCCGAGCGTGCTGTGCTGCCCGTCGTTCCCGACGAGGAGGAGTTCCCCTACGCGCTGCGTCTGGTGTCTGAGGTCCTGTCGTCCAACGGCTCGACCTCGATGGCATCGGTCTGCTCGTCGTCGATGTCGCTGATGGACGGCGGCGTGCCCATCAAGGCTGCTGTCGCCGGCATCGCCATGGGTCTCATCTACGAGAACGGCAAGTACACGACCCTCACCGACATCCTCGGTGCTGAAGACGCCTTCGGCGACATGGACTTCAAGGTCGCCGGTACGTCGGAGTTCGTGACCGCGCTCCAGCTCGACACCAAGATCGAGGGCCTCCCCCTCGAGGTGCTGGCCGAGGCACTCTCCCAGGCCAAGGAAGCCCGCCTGCACATCCTCGACAAGATGGCCGAGGTCATCGCCGAGCCCCGCCCCGAGGTCGGCCCCACCGCCCCGAAGATCCGCGGCTTCGAGATCCCGATGGACAAGATCGGCGAGGTCATCGGCCCCAAGGGCAAGGTCATCAACGCCATCCAGCAGGAGACCGGCGCCGACATCAACGTCGACGACGACGGCATGATCGGCACCGTGTCCATCTCGTCGTCGGACCTCGACGCGGTCGAGGAAGCCGAACGCCAGATCAAGCTGATCCTCAACCCGCCGGTGGCCGAGGTCGGTGCGACCTACACCGGCCGGGTGGTCAACATCACCAAGTTCGGTGCCTTCGTCAACATCCTTCCCGGCCGCGACGGTCTGTTGCACATCTCCAAGATGGGCAAGGGCAAGCGCATCGACAAGGTCGAGGACGTCTTCGATCTCGGCGACTCGGTCGAGGTCACCGTCGACGACGTCGATCCGCAGGGCAAGGTGTCGCTGTCGCTCGCCGGTGATGCGCCAGCGCAGAAGGAGGGCTCCTCCGACTCACGTTCGGACTCGCGCTCAGACTCCCGCTCCGACGATGCCGGGTCGGGCGACGCCGACCGCGTTGCGGTGTCGTTCGAGGACGAGTTCGAGGACGAGCTCAAGAGCGAGCTCGGCGATCTCGGGCCCGCCTCCGCGGCACCCGCCGGCGGCGACCGTGATGATCGTGGTGGTCGCGGCGGCGGGCGTGGTGGTCGCGGCGGCGGACGCCGCGGAGGCCGTCGCTGA